A genomic region of Vigna radiata var. radiata cultivar VC1973A unplaced genomic scaffold, Vradiata_ver6 scaffold_86, whole genome shotgun sequence contains the following coding sequences:
- the LOC106754201 gene encoding uncharacterized protein LOC106754201, giving the protein MDSDEVFVSFSDTVFGFWEDLQEPPEYSTNSSKLLGDDDEQLFSVENDYKAFWEKQYLLLQATLCGSSIEKRVLQATKEVLTELNMWDMQCLCRREVNVKSCRNCLRREICDRLLNLGYNSALCTSKWRTSSEIQIINHYSNKYLSLNNLNSKIIGYIFLESN; this is encoded by the exons ATGGACTCTGATGAAGTATTCGTGAGTTTTTCCGACACCGTTTTTGGCTTTTGGGAGGATCTCCAGGAGCCGCCGGAATATTCAACTAACTCCAGCAAACTTCTTGGTGACGACGATGAGCAACTTTTTTCTGTGGAAAACGATTACAAAGCTTTCTGGGAAAAACAATACCTCCTTCTCCAG GCAACCTTGTGCGGGAGCTCGATTGAGAAAAGAGTTCTGCAAGCTACGAAGGAAGTTCTAACAGAGTTAAATATGTGGGATATGCAGTGCCTTTGCCGGAGAGAAGTGAATGTTAAGAGCTGTAGGAATTGCTTGAGGAGGGAAATATGTGATCGTTTGTTGAACCTTGGTTACAACTCTGCTCTTTGCACATCTAAATGGAGAACTTCCTCGGAAATCCAAATAATCaatcattattcaaataaatatctTTCCCTCAATAATTTAAATAGCAAAATAATTGGCTATATTTTCTTGGAATCAAACTAA